The following are from one region of the Ischnura elegans chromosome 12, ioIscEleg1.1, whole genome shotgun sequence genome:
- the LOC124169095 gene encoding uncharacterized protein LOC124169095, producing the protein MFKLIALFAMLAMASAAPGLLPYVAPAAVVAHHPVALHAPLAYHTHIVKPVVPLATSYAHQYRVDYKTPALIAPVAYAPYAYAHAPFYKTFIH; encoded by the exons ATCGCTCTGTTCGCCATGCTGGCTATGGCCTCCGCCGCACCCGGCCTGCTCCCGTACGTGGCGCCCGCTGCAGTCGTGGCCCACCACCCGGTCGCGCTCCACGCACCCCTCGCTTACCACACCCACATCGTCAAGCCAGTGGTGCCGCTCGCCACCTCCTACGCACACCAGTACAGGGTGGACTACAAG ACCCCAGCCTTGATCGCTCCAGTGGCCTATGCACCCTACGCCTATGCTCACGCCCCCTTCTACAAGACCTTCATCCACTAA
- the LOC124168692 gene encoding gustatory and pheromone receptor 39a-like, giving the protein MLLLLATSTSLIFHRERIKDVLFRTNEVFRKSKGTSISRRRLETFVWAHCIALWSILILGCSHILVRKFDARMLGSILQFLSHVTVTAISLQFSILLRVVLLSLRYLNAQISIVFRRFLEQSELRRPQNATLTSEVPGAIVARRLRHLARQHLAMCGVARDLNAIYGVNALVHSTQILMDLAYHSFIMAELIGGIAHGFSTSHYLLDLFIWNVPTLSSLAHSVMQCQAASLENFKHNMLTNDPTVFQIRRFSNQIHHSQAKFSGAGFVSLDYSLFVKIAAAAFSNVIILAQFQSYVVPAK; this is encoded by the exons ATGCTTCTACTCCTCGCAACTTCCACCTCCTTGATCTTCCATCGGGAAAGGATCAAAGACGTCCTCTTCAGGACCAACGAAGTCTTCAGGAAAAGCAAAGGGACAAGCATCTCGCGCCGCAGACTGGAGACGTTCGTCTGGGCTCACTGCATCGCGCTCTGGTCGATCCTCATACTGGGATGCTCCCACATACTGGTCAGGAAGTTTGATGCCAGGATGCTCGGGAGTATACTCCAGTTCCTAAGTCACGTGACCGTGACGGCCATATCTCTTCAGTTCTCTATCTTGCTGAGGGTCGTTCTCCTGTCCCTAAGGTATCTGAACGCCCAGATTTCCATCGTCTTCCGGAGGTTTTTGGAGCAGAGCGAGCTGAGGAGGCCACAAAACGCGACTTTAACCTCTGAG GTACCAGGAGCAATAGTGGCAAGGCGCCTTAGACATTTAGCCCGGCAACACTTGGCTATGTGCGGCGTGGCGAGGGACCTCAACGCAATATACGGCGTCAATGCCCTGGTTCATTCCACGCAGATCCTCATGGACCTGGCGTACCACAGCTTCATCATGGCGGAGCTAATTGGGGGTATCGCGCACGGCTTCAGTACCAGCCACTATCTCCTGGACCTTTTTATCTGGAATGTTCCCACCTTATCCTCGCTAGCGCATTCCGTGATGCAGTGTCAAGCTGCTTCTCTCGAG AATTTCAAACATAATATGCTCACGAATGATCCCACGGTTTTTCAGATACGTCGTTTCTCCAACCAAATACACCATTCGCAGGCTAAATTCTCCGGCGCAGGTTTCGTGAGCTTGGACTACTCCTTGTTTGTgaag atTGCAGCCGCAGCATTCTCCAACGTTATCATATTGGCACAGTTTCAGTCATACGTGGTGCCAGCGAAGTGA